One segment of Zonotrichia albicollis isolate bZonAlb1 chromosome 4, bZonAlb1.hap1, whole genome shotgun sequence DNA contains the following:
- the PMCH gene encoding pro-MCH has protein sequence MCISSYLLILSFLSLFSQGCLLSVSKSLQEVEDEDMLLAALNLGKTLQNGDKSMNRGVIPLLKYYKTEDSSVFNDKNAGNTKSLDRGSRHDFFNHVMPINLGGKQLPYPALKGAMTFPADTEIQNIESIQERETTDEENSAKLPIGRRDFDILRCMLGRVYRPCWQV, from the exons ATGTGCATCTCATCATATCTCctaattctttcctttctctctcttttttctcaaGGTTGTCTGCTCTCAGTTTCAAAGTCTCTGCAAGAGGTAGAAGATGAAGATATGTTGCTTGCTGCATTAAATCTAGGAAAAACTCTACAAAATGGAGATAAAAGTATGAACAGAGGAGTTATACCTTTGCTGAAGTACTACAAGACTGAAGACAGCAGTGTTTTCAATGATAAGAATGCTGGAAACACAAAGTCTTTG GACAGAGGTTCCAGGCATGATTTCTTCAATCATGTTATGCCAATCAACTTAGGTGGAAAGCAACTACCTTATCCTGCACTGAAGGGAGCCATGACTTTTCCAGCTGACactgaaattcaaaatattGAGTCAATACAGGAAAGAGAGACCACAGATGAAGAAAATTCAGCTAAATTACCTATTGGAAGAAGAGATTTTGaca TCCTCAGGTGTATGCTGGGAAGAGTCTATCGACCTTGTTGGCAAGTGTGA